From the genome of Sulfitobacter sp. DSM 110093, one region includes:
- a CDS encoding pitrilysin family protein has translation MRLFYALILTVFAALPARAEVDIQPVTSPGGITAWLVEEHSIPFVALEIRFRGGASLDAPGKRGAINLMTGLLEEGAGDMDARAFSRETEALATNFSFDVSDDSLSVSARFLTENREASIELLRAALLEPRFDEDAVERVRGQVISNIQSNQKDPNDIARQTFDKIAFGDHPYGSSLNGTLETVAGLTRDDLTGARKAVLARDRIYVGAVGDITPEELGELLDTLLGDLPAKGAPMPPRAEVDIPAGTTVVDFATPQSVAILGQPGLAQDDPDWFTATVLNHVLGGGGFESRLMTEVREKRGLTYGVYSYLAPRDLAETYLGSVSSANDRIGEAIEVIRTEWAKAATEGITQEELEAAKTYITGAYPLRFDGNGPIANILVGMQMLGLPIDYIATRNDKVEAVTLEDVKRVAAELLDPENLHFVVVGQPEGLEASTPPQE, from the coding sequence ATGAGACTGTTCTACGCCCTGATCCTAACGGTTTTCGCCGCACTCCCCGCCCGCGCCGAAGTCGACATTCAACCCGTCACCAGCCCCGGCGGCATCACCGCTTGGCTGGTCGAAGAACATTCGATCCCCTTTGTTGCCTTGGAAATCCGTTTCCGGGGCGGCGCGTCCTTGGACGCCCCCGGCAAACGCGGCGCGATCAACCTGATGACCGGCCTTTTGGAGGAAGGCGCAGGCGACATGGACGCGCGCGCCTTCAGCCGCGAGACCGAAGCGCTGGCAACCAACTTCAGTTTCGACGTGTCGGATGACTCGCTTTCCGTCTCTGCCCGTTTCCTGACCGAAAACCGCGAAGCCTCCATCGAGCTTTTGCGCGCCGCATTGTTAGAGCCGCGGTTTGACGAAGACGCGGTAGAGCGTGTGCGCGGTCAGGTGATCTCGAACATCCAGTCGAACCAGAAAGACCCGAACGACATCGCCCGCCAGACCTTCGACAAGATCGCCTTTGGCGACCACCCCTACGGCAGTTCGCTGAACGGCACGTTGGAGACGGTGGCCGGATTGACCCGCGATGACCTGACTGGGGCGCGTAAGGCCGTGCTGGCCCGTGACCGCATCTATGTCGGCGCGGTGGGCGACATCACCCCCGAAGAACTGGGCGAGTTGCTCGATACGCTGCTGGGCGATCTGCCGGCCAAGGGCGCGCCGATGCCCCCGCGCGCTGAAGTCGATATCCCCGCGGGCACGACAGTGGTCGATTTCGCCACACCGCAATCCGTTGCGATCCTCGGCCAGCCGGGCCTCGCGCAGGACGATCCCGATTGGTTCACGGCAACGGTGCTGAACCACGTGCTTGGCGGCGGCGGTTTCGAATCCCGTCTGATGACCGAGGTGCGCGAGAAGCGCGGTCTGACCTATGGCGTCTATTCCTACCTCGCCCCGCGCGATCTGGCTGAGACCTATCTCGGCTCTGTCAGTTCGGCCAATGACCGTATCGGCGAGGCGATTGAAGTGATCCGCACCGAATGGGCCAAAGCCGCAACCGAGGGCATCACGCAAGAGGAACTGGAGGCCGCCAAGACCTATATCACCGGTGCCTATCCCCTGCGTTTTGACGGCAACGGGCCGATCGCCAACATCCTTGTCGGGATGCAGATGCTCGGCCTGCCGATTGATTATATCGCCACCCGTAACGACAAGGTCGAAGCGGTCACGTTAGAAGACGTCAAGCGCGTCGCGGCGGAGTTGCTGGACCCTGAAAACCTGCATTTCGTCGTCGTCGGCCAGCCCGAAGGGCTCGAAGCCTCTACCCCTCCGCAGGAATGA
- a CDS encoding aldehyde dehydrogenase family protein has translation MSVSEIFESMEYGPAPESAADALAWIVDQGGRFGHFIDGSFTAPGAGFDSTNPATGEVLASLTQATQGDVDSAVKAARKAQPKWEKLGGHGRARHIYALARLLQKHARLFAVLEVLDNGKPIREARDIDVPLAQRHFYYHAGMAQLMESELPDAQALGVCGQIIPWNFPLLMLAWKIAPALAMGNTVVLKPAEYTSLTALLFADICRQAGLPKGVVNIVTGDGAVGEMIVTHEDIDKIAFTGSTAVGRRIREATAGSGKALTLELGGKSPYIVFDDADLDSAVEGLVDAIWFNQGQVCCAGSRLLVHEPVADRFYAKLRTRMEKLRIGDPLDKSIDVGALVDPVQYKRVSDMVEANTAGERFVTPGDMPEQGCFYPPTLITGLNPADTLMQEEIFGPVLVSTTFRTPSEAVQLANNTRYGLAATVWTENVNLALDIAPQLETGIVWVNGTNMMDAAAGFGGKRESGFGREGGWEGLAGYTKPKTAQKPLKEIEAFTGEGGPEDGIDRTAKLYIGGKQARPDGGYSAPVWGKSGGLLGHVSLASRKDVRNAVEAAHAAKGWSKTTGHLRAQILYYIAENLSARGDEFAARLDAMQGTKNGRKEVVAAIDRLFTYAAWADKYDGQVHGVPIRGVALAMKEPVGVIGALCPAEAPLLGLISCMAPAIAMGNRVILSASEPFPLAATDFVQVLETSDVPAGVVNILTGPQADLADPMARHMDIDAVWSFGAAELSAVVEKGAASNIKRTWVNHGMARDWFGAEGAGRAFLQAATEVKNIWVPYGE, from the coding sequence ATGAGCGTGTCCGAGATTTTTGAGAGCATGGAATACGGGCCAGCCCCGGAATCGGCGGCAGATGCGCTGGCGTGGATCGTGGATCAGGGCGGGCGTTTTGGTCACTTCATTGATGGGTCGTTCACCGCGCCGGGGGCGGGGTTTGACAGCACCAACCCGGCGACGGGAGAGGTTTTGGCCAGCCTGACGCAGGCGACGCAGGGCGATGTCGATAGCGCTGTGAAGGCGGCGCGCAAGGCGCAGCCGAAGTGGGAGAAGCTGGGCGGCCATGGCCGGGCGCGGCATATTTATGCGCTGGCGCGGTTGTTGCAGAAACACGCGCGGTTGTTTGCGGTCTTGGAGGTCTTGGACAACGGCAAGCCCATTCGTGAGGCGCGCGATATCGACGTGCCTTTGGCGCAGCGGCATTTCTATTATCACGCGGGCATGGCGCAGCTGATGGAGAGTGAGTTGCCCGATGCACAGGCGCTTGGGGTTTGCGGTCAGATCATTCCTTGGAACTTCCCGCTGCTGATGCTGGCGTGGAAGATCGCCCCGGCGCTGGCGATGGGCAACACGGTGGTGTTGAAGCCTGCGGAATATACCTCGCTGACCGCGCTTTTGTTTGCGGACATTTGCCGTCAGGCCGGGTTGCCGAAAGGTGTGGTTAACATTGTCACCGGTGATGGTGCCGTGGGCGAGATGATCGTCACCCATGAGGATATCGACAAGATCGCCTTTACCGGTTCCACTGCCGTAGGGCGCCGCATTCGTGAGGCGACGGCAGGCTCGGGCAAGGCGCTGACCTTGGAGCTGGGGGGCAAGTCGCCTTACATCGTTTTTGATGACGCCGACCTTGATAGCGCGGTCGAGGGGCTGGTTGACGCGATCTGGTTCAATCAGGGGCAGGTCTGCTGTGCGGGCTCGCGCCTGTTGGTGCATGAGCCTGTTGCGGATCGATTCTATGCCAAGCTGCGCACCCGGATGGAGAAGCTGCGCATTGGCGATCCGCTGGACAAGAGCATTGACGTGGGCGCGCTGGTGGACCCGGTGCAATACAAGCGCGTGAGTGACATGGTGGAGGCAAACACCGCGGGCGAGCGTTTTGTCACACCGGGTGACATGCCTGAGCAGGGATGTTTCTATCCGCCGACGCTGATCACCGGGCTGAACCCGGCGGATACGCTGATGCAGGAAGAGATTTTCGGGCCGGTGCTGGTCTCGACCACTTTCCGTACGCCCAGCGAGGCGGTGCAGCTTGCCAACAACACGCGCTATGGGCTGGCGGCGACGGTCTGGACCGAAAATGTGAACCTCGCCCTTGATATTGCGCCACAGTTGGAGACCGGGATCGTTTGGGTCAACGGGACCAATATGATGGATGCGGCGGCTGGCTTTGGCGGCAAGCGCGAGAGCGGCTTTGGCCGTGAGGGCGGCTGGGAAGGTCTGGCGGGCTATACCAAGCCCAAGACCGCCCAGAAGCCGTTGAAAGAAATCGAAGCCTTCACCGGTGAGGGCGGCCCGGAAGACGGGATCGACCGCACGGCGAAACTTTATATCGGGGGCAAGCAAGCCCGGCCCGATGGGGGCTATTCGGCACCAGTCTGGGGCAAGTCCGGCGGGCTTTTGGGGCATGTCAGCCTTGCCAGCCGCAAAGATGTCCGCAACGCCGTCGAGGCGGCGCATGCGGCGAAGGGGTGGTCGAAAACCACGGGCCATCTGCGGGCGCAGATCCTCTACTACATCGCCGAAAACCTCTCGGCGCGGGGCGATGAGTTCGCCGCGCGGCTGGATGCGATGCAGGGGACAAAGAATGGCCGCAAAGAGGTTGTTGCCGCCATTGACCGGCTATTCACCTATGCCGCTTGGGCTGACAAATACGACGGTCAGGTGCATGGGGTGCCGATCCGGGGCGTGGCGCTGGCGATGAAGGAACCTGTGGGCGTGATCGGGGCGCTTTGCCCGGCAGAGGCACCGCTTTTGGGTCTGATCTCTTGCATGGCGCCCGCGATTGCCATGGGCAACCGAGTGATCCTTTCGGCGAGCGAACCCTTCCCGCTGGCGGCGACCGATTTCGTGCAGGTGTTGGAGACTTCCGACGTACCTGCGGGCGTGGTGAATATCCTGACCGGGCCGCAGGCCGATTTGGCTGACCCGATGGCGCGACATATGGACATTGATGCCGTCTGGAGCTTTGGCGCGGCGGAACTCTCAGCCGTGGTTGAAAAAGGCGCAGCGAGTAACATCAAGCGCACTTGGGTCAACCACGGCATGGCGCGCGATTGGTTCGGGGCCGAGGGTGCGGGGCGTGCATTCTTGCAAGCCGCAACCGAGGTTAAGAACATCTGGGTGCCCTACGGCGAATAA
- a CDS encoding zinc ABC transporter substrate-binding protein, producing the protein MKHAFDPFRPSRRAALIGGLSALTLLGAAPAAFAAQKLNVVATTGMIADAARRVGGDLVEVRSLMGSGVDPHSYRQTRSDIVALTRADMVLWHGLYLEAQMERFFEDLGRKRAVVAVADALPKEDLLSHPDYEGRYDPHVWMDPKTWIAVVDEVTRALTEAQPAGAEMFAQNAATYRAELEQLAIYAAETVAQVPESQRVLVTAHDAFSYFGRAFGFEVIGIQGISTNSEAGLNRISALVDELVDREIGAVFVETSVSDRNMRALVEGAAARGHEVVIGGSLYSDAMGEPDSYEGTYIGMIDHNVTTIARALGASVDAGGMNGKLAQES; encoded by the coding sequence ATGAAACATGCATTTGATCCTTTTCGCCCGTCTCGCCGCGCCGCTTTGATCGGAGGCCTGAGTGCCCTCACCCTTCTGGGTGCGGCGCCAGCCGCGTTCGCAGCGCAAAAGCTTAATGTCGTCGCGACGACAGGTATGATCGCTGACGCCGCCCGCCGCGTTGGTGGCGATCTGGTTGAGGTCCGTTCGCTGATGGGGTCAGGCGTTGACCCGCATAGCTACCGCCAGACGCGCAGCGACATCGTGGCGCTGACCCGGGCTGATATGGTGCTCTGGCATGGCCTCTACCTTGAGGCGCAGATGGAACGGTTTTTCGAGGATCTGGGCCGCAAACGCGCCGTGGTTGCCGTGGCCGATGCGCTGCCCAAGGAAGATCTGCTCAGCCACCCGGATTACGAGGGCCGTTATGACCCCCACGTCTGGATGGACCCGAAAACATGGATCGCCGTGGTTGATGAGGTAACCCGCGCCCTGACCGAGGCCCAACCCGCAGGGGCCGAGATGTTCGCACAGAACGCAGCCACCTACCGCGCCGAGCTGGAACAATTGGCCATCTATGCCGCCGAGACCGTGGCGCAGGTGCCTGAAAGCCAGCGCGTCTTGGTCACAGCGCATGATGCGTTCAGCTATTTCGGACGCGCTTTCGGGTTCGAGGTGATCGGCATTCAGGGCATCTCGACCAACAGCGAGGCGGGGTTGAACCGCATCTCTGCGTTGGTCGATGAACTGGTCGACCGCGAAATCGGTGCAGTCTTTGTCGAGACATCGGTCTCTGACCGCAACATGCGCGCGCTGGTCGAAGGCGCTGCGGCGCGCGGTCATGAGGTCGTGATCGGCGGATCGCTCTATAGTGACGCCATGGGGGAACCCGACAGCTATGAGGGTACTTATATCGGTATGATTGATCATAACGTTACCACTATCGCCCGCGCGCTTGGCGCGTCTGTTGATGCTGGCGGGATGAACGGCAAACTGGCACAGGAAAGCTGA
- a CDS encoding metal ABC transporter permease produces the protein MIWEALTLQLGYNATLVTLGATLLGMAAGVGGTFLFLRKRALVSDAISHATLPGVALAFMVMVAFGGDGRNLIGLLLGAALSAAAGLLLVSWLSNRTRLAEDAAIGSVLSVFFGLGIVLLTVIQTMSAGRQAGLEDFLLGSTAGMLRNDALIIAVAAALTLALVLLLRRPLTLASFDPEYGTAIGQNVPRTDLAMMGLVLAVTVVGLKIVGLILIVALLIIPPVTARFWSERTDHVVLISGALGGIAAYIGAALSAAQPNLPTGPIIVLVGFALFALSLLLAPGRGALTALLRHRRYQRRVHLRQGLLALAHGQPIYEQLTLRLLRAEGYALPDGVATKAGRGRAAKALRDETRWQLIRRDPAYEAAAQQYDGLTPIETVLTADQIREIDSRIDMRGGVMA, from the coding sequence ATGATCTGGGAAGCGCTGACGCTGCAACTGGGCTATAACGCCACGCTGGTGACACTGGGGGCCACGCTTTTGGGCATGGCTGCGGGCGTTGGCGGCACTTTTCTATTCCTGCGCAAACGGGCGCTAGTCAGCGACGCGATCTCCCATGCGACGCTGCCAGGTGTGGCGCTGGCCTTTATGGTAATGGTCGCGTTTGGCGGGGACGGGCGCAACCTGATTGGCCTGCTGCTGGGCGCGGCCTTGTCTGCGGCGGCGGGGCTGCTCTTGGTCTCATGGCTCAGCAACCGCACACGTCTGGCCGAAGATGCGGCGATTGGCTCGGTCCTGTCGGTGTTCTTTGGGCTCGGCATCGTCTTACTCACGGTGATCCAGACCATGAGCGCCGGACGACAGGCGGGGCTGGAGGATTTCCTTTTGGGCTCCACCGCCGGGATGCTGCGCAACGATGCGCTGATCATTGCGGTGGCCGCGGCGCTGACGCTGGCGCTGGTGCTGCTGCTTCGGCGTCCGCTGACATTGGCGTCGTTCGATCCCGAATATGGCACCGCCATCGGCCAGAACGTCCCGCGCACCGATCTGGCGATGATGGGGCTGGTGCTGGCGGTGACCGTGGTGGGGCTCAAGATCGTCGGGCTGATCCTAATTGTCGCGCTCTTGATCATCCCGCCCGTCACCGCCCGGTTTTGGAGCGAGCGGACCGATCATGTGGTGCTGATCTCCGGCGCGCTTGGCGGTATCGCGGCCTATATCGGCGCGGCGCTGTCGGCGGCCCAGCCGAACCTGCCGACGGGGCCGATCATCGTGTTGGTGGGCTTTGCGCTTTTTGCACTGTCGCTGCTGCTGGCCCCGGGGCGCGGCGCGCTTACGGCTTTGCTGCGTCACCGCCGGTATCAGCGCCGGGTGCATCTGCGGCAGGGGCTGCTGGCGCTTGCCCATGGACAACCGATCTACGAACAACTGACCCTGCGCCTGCTGCGTGCCGAAGGCTATGCGCTGCCCGATGGGGTCGCCACCAAAGCAGGTCGGGGTCGCGCCGCCAAGGCGCTGCGGGACGAAACCCGCTGGCAGTTGATCCGCCGCGATCCGGCCTATGAGGCGGCGGCCCAGCAATATGACGGTCTGACCCCGATTGAGACGGTGCTGACCGCCGACCAAATTCGCGAAATTGACAGCCGCATCGACATGCGCGGCGGGGTGATGGCATGA
- the deoC gene encoding deoxyribose-phosphate aldolase codes for MATQTTPQESTTETGPTGHLPQVTEQRVAPMPLDMDWLRSVQANTSAIERRAAALPARRSLKKAHQAAWLLRAVTCIDLTTLSGDDTARRVERLCAKAHQPIAPDLLDALGMAPITTGAVCVYHEMIPAARRALEGTNIPIAAVSTGFPAGLSPLELRIREIEMSVEAGASEIDIVISRRHVLSGDWQALYDEMRAFREACGEAHVKAILATGELGSLRNVARASLVCMMAGADFIKTSTGKESVNATLPVSLVMIRAIREYYERTGVRVGYKPAGGISKAKDAITYLALMKEELGDRWLQPDLFRFGASSLLGDIERQLEHHVTGNYSAAYRHATS; via the coding sequence ATGGCCACCCAGACGACCCCGCAGGAAAGCACGACTGAAACCGGCCCAACCGGGCATCTGCCGCAGGTGACAGAGCAACGTGTCGCGCCTATGCCGCTTGATATGGACTGGCTGCGCTCTGTGCAGGCAAACACCTCGGCAATCGAGCGCCGCGCCGCCGCTCTGCCCGCCCGCCGTTCGCTGAAAAAAGCGCATCAGGCCGCGTGGCTACTACGCGCCGTGACCTGTATCGACCTGACGACCCTGTCGGGCGACGACACCGCGCGCCGGGTTGAGCGGCTTTGCGCCAAGGCGCACCAACCGATTGCGCCCGATCTGCTGGATGCGCTTGGCATGGCGCCGATCACCACAGGGGCGGTTTGTGTGTACCACGAGATGATCCCCGCCGCACGGCGCGCGCTGGAGGGCACGAACATCCCCATCGCCGCCGTCTCCACCGGTTTCCCAGCGGGACTGTCGCCGCTGGAACTGCGCATCCGCGAGATCGAGATGAGCGTCGAGGCAGGGGCGTCCGAGATCGACATCGTAATCTCGCGCCGCCATGTGCTGTCTGGCGATTGGCAGGCGCTGTATGACGAGATGCGCGCCTTCCGCGAAGCCTGTGGCGAGGCGCATGTGAAAGCGATCCTTGCCACTGGGGAACTAGGCTCGTTGCGCAATGTGGCGCGTGCGTCGCTGGTCTGCATGATGGCCGGGGCCGATTTCATCAAGACCTCGACCGGCAAGGAAAGCGTCAACGCCACCCTGCCCGTCAGCCTCGTAATGATCCGCGCGATCCGTGAGTATTATGAGCGCACCGGTGTGCGCGTGGGCTACAAGCCCGCGGGCGGCATCTCGAAGGCCAAGGATGCGATCACCTATTTGGCGCTGATGAAGGAAGAGTTGGGCGACCGTTGGTTGCAGCCTGACCTGTTCCGCTTTGGGGCCTCGTCGCTGTTGGGCGATATCGAGCGGCAATTGGAGCATCATGTGACCGGCAACTATTCGGCGGCTTACCGCCACGCGACCTCCTGA
- a CDS encoding DUF3035 domain-containing protein yields the protein MRRIALISLIPLALAACSNQGLRDLQPVSDGPDEFLIQPVKPLERPDSLNSLPVPTPGQANLTDRSAIAEGVAAFGGRLDTSGGIPAGDAALVQHAGRMGVQPGIRGTLAQSDAEFRKRKGRFTQFRIVPVDRYSQAYQRQTLDAHSEAERWRKAGGRTPSYPPQDTRFR from the coding sequence ATGCGTCGCATTGCCCTCATCAGCTTGATCCCGCTGGCCCTCGCCGCCTGCAGCAATCAGGGCCTTCGCGATTTGCAGCCTGTTTCTGACGGCCCGGATGAGTTCTTGATCCAACCGGTCAAGCCGCTGGAACGCCCTGACAGTTTGAACAGCTTGCCCGTCCCCACACCGGGGCAGGCGAACCTGACCGATCGTTCGGCGATTGCCGAAGGCGTTGCAGCCTTTGGCGGGCGGCTGGATACGTCCGGTGGTATCCCCGCAGGGGACGCAGCACTGGTGCAACATGCGGGCCGGATGGGTGTTCAACCCGGTATTCGCGGCACATTGGCACAGTCCGATGCCGAATTCCGCAAGCGCAAAGGGCGGTTCACCCAGTTCCGCATCGTGCCGGTGGATCGCTACAGCCAAGCCTACCAGCGGCAAACACTTGATGCCCATAGCGAGGCGGAGCGCTGGCGCAAAGCAGGCGGGCGCACGCCGTCTTACCCTCCGCAAGACACACGTTTTCGCTAG
- a CDS encoding pitrilysin family protein, whose translation MIRLPMMAALVATLFTAPSAQARDNENEAVTHFTLDNGMEVVVVEDHRAPVVQQMVWYRAGSADEPKGSSGVAHFLEHLLFKATDKLESGEFSATVAANGGRDNAFTSYDYTAYFQRVAADRLGLMMEMEADRMKNIRLTPENIETERDVILEERNQRTENNPAALFSEQVNAAQYLNHRYGVPIIGWKHEMEELDLEDALSFYELYYSPNNAILVVSGDVMPEDVRELAEATYGQIPANPDLPERLRTEEPPQIAERRLIYQDARVAQPYVRRSYLAQERDSGAQEEAAALLLLSELLGGGTTSYLAEKLQFDEQIANYTGAFYKADTLDDTTFDVVVLPVPGVSLQQAEEALDEVLVQFMEAGVDPEHLERLKAQLRADQIYARDDADRVANRYGSALAIGLTVQDVQDWPDVLQAVTAEDIMQAARTLFDKRASVTGWLMKEDAQ comes from the coding sequence ATGATCCGACTGCCGATGATGGCGGCCCTGGTGGCGACGCTCTTCACAGCCCCCTCCGCGCAGGCGCGCGATAACGAGAATGAGGCGGTAACCCATTTCACCCTCGATAACGGCATGGAGGTTGTGGTCGTAGAAGACCACCGCGCCCCGGTCGTGCAGCAGATGGTCTGGTACCGCGCAGGCTCAGCCGATGAACCCAAAGGGTCATCCGGCGTGGCGCATTTTCTTGAACACCTGCTGTTCAAAGCCACCGACAAACTTGAGTCGGGCGAGTTTTCGGCCACCGTCGCGGCAAACGGCGGGCGCGACAATGCCTTCACCAGCTACGACTACACCGCCTACTTCCAGCGCGTCGCCGCCGACCGCCTCGGCCTGATGATGGAGATGGAGGCCGACCGGATGAAAAACATCCGCCTCACCCCCGAAAACATCGAAACCGAACGCGATGTGATTTTGGAAGAGCGCAACCAGCGGACCGAGAACAACCCAGCCGCGCTGTTCAGCGAACAAGTCAACGCTGCACAATATCTCAACCACCGCTACGGCGTGCCGATCATCGGCTGGAAACATGAGATGGAGGAGTTGGACCTTGAAGATGCGCTGTCTTTCTATGAGCTCTACTATTCGCCCAACAACGCGATCCTCGTCGTCTCAGGCGATGTGATGCCCGAGGACGTACGCGAATTGGCTGAAGCCACCTATGGTCAGATCCCCGCCAACCCTGACCTGCCCGAGCGCCTGCGGACCGAAGAGCCGCCGCAGATCGCCGAGCGCCGGTTGATCTACCAAGACGCCCGCGTGGCCCAGCCCTATGTGCGCCGCTCCTACCTTGCCCAAGAGCGGGACAGCGGTGCGCAGGAAGAGGCGGCGGCGCTTTTGCTTCTTAGCGAATTGCTGGGCGGCGGCACCACCTCCTACCTCGCTGAAAAGCTGCAATTCGACGAACAGATCGCCAATTACACCGGCGCCTTCTACAAGGCCGATACGCTGGACGACACGACCTTTGATGTTGTGGTGCTGCCCGTGCCCGGTGTCAGCCTTCAGCAAGCTGAAGAGGCACTGGACGAGGTGCTGGTGCAGTTCATGGAAGCCGGGGTGGACCCAGAACACCTTGAGCGCCTTAAGGCGCAATTGCGCGCCGATCAGATTTACGCCCGCGACGATGCCGACCGCGTGGCAAACCGCTATGGCTCGGCCCTCGCCATCGGTCTGACGGTGCAAGACGTGCAAGACTGGCCCGATGTGCTGCAAGCCGTCACCGCCGAAGACATCATGCAGGCGGCCCGCACCCTGTTCGACAAACGCGCATCGGTCACCGGTTGGCTGATGAAGGAGGACGCGCAATGA
- a CDS encoding metal ABC transporter ATP-binding protein — MTLELASSRDAAPMSRTDSPLAVRGMTVSYGQKPAVFSVDMTVEPGKMTAIIGPNGAGKSTLLKAALGILTPLAGTATVYGKPVAEQRHRIAYVPQRASVDWDFPTRVIDVVLMGLYPQLGLLGRIRPVHRARATDCLARVGMEDFATRQIGQLSGGQQQRVFLARALAQDADLYLLDEPFAGVDAATEKAIIAVLKSLRDAGKTVVAVHHDLSTVAEYFDNVFLINTHRVAEGSVEEVFQANHLQDAYGGRLAGAQMDALQLS; from the coding sequence ATGACACTTGAACTTGCCAGCAGCCGTGACGCCGCGCCCATGTCGCGCACCGACAGCCCGCTTGCCGTGCGTGGCATGACCGTCTCTTACGGGCAGAAACCTGCGGTCTTTTCGGTGGATATGACCGTTGAGCCGGGCAAGATGACCGCGATCATCGGCCCTAATGGCGCGGGCAAGTCGACTTTGCTCAAAGCGGCTTTGGGTATTCTGACGCCGCTGGCGGGCACCGCCACCGTCTATGGCAAGCCGGTGGCCGAACAACGCCACCGCATCGCCTATGTGCCGCAGCGTGCCAGCGTGGATTGGGATTTTCCGACCCGCGTGATCGATGTGGTGCTGATGGGTCTTTACCCGCAGTTGGGCCTGCTGGGCCGCATCCGCCCTGTGCACCGCGCCCGCGCCACCGATTGTCTGGCCCGCGTCGGGATGGAGGATTTCGCCACCCGTCAGATCGGCCAGCTGTCGGGCGGCCAGCAACAGCGGGTGTTTCTTGCCCGTGCTTTGGCGCAGGATGCAGACCTCTATCTGCTGGACGAACCCTTTGCCGGGGTCGATGCGGCAACTGAAAAGGCGATCATCGCCGTGCTGAAATCTCTGCGGGACGCAGGCAAAACGGTAGTGGCGGTTCACCATGACCTATCGACCGTGGCCGAGTATTTCGACAATGTGTTTCTGATCAATACCCACCGCGTCGCAGAAGGCAGCGTCGAAGAGGTATTCCAAGCCAACCACCTGCAAGACGCCTATGGCGGTCGCTTGGCAGGCGCGCAGATGGATGCGTTGCAACTGTCATGA
- a CDS encoding metal ABC transporter permease, translating to MNGSEFVPLSLVPMLTGIFVAVACALPGNFLVLRRQALIGDAISHVVLPGIVVAFLLTGVVSTWPMLLGAAGAALVAVLAIEGVRRLGKIESGAAMGVVFTAMFAGGVLLLEQSDTSNVHLDVEHALYGNLESLIWLDATGWASLFDPEALATVPVELPRMAVTLLFVALFTTLFWRPLKISTFDEGFARTIGMKTGPLGLGLVIVAAIAAVAAFDAVGSIIVIAMFICPPAAARMMTNRLEHQIAWSVLFATLAAILGYVLAGYGPLWIGMRDSVSAAGMIATVSGVVLGLAALMGPHRQRGAAAPAA from the coding sequence ATGAACGGTTCTGAATTTGTCCCCCTGTCGTTGGTGCCGATGTTGACCGGCATCTTCGTCGCCGTGGCCTGCGCCTTGCCGGGGAACTTCCTTGTCCTGCGCCGCCAAGCGCTGATCGGCGATGCGATCAGCCATGTGGTGCTGCCGGGGATCGTCGTGGCGTTTCTGCTGACCGGCGTGGTCAGCACCTGGCCGATGCTACTGGGCGCTGCGGGTGCTGCGTTGGTCGCGGTACTGGCCATTGAAGGCGTGCGGCGTTTGGGCAAGATCGAATCTGGCGCAGCCATGGGCGTGGTCTTTACCGCGATGTTCGCGGGCGGTGTGCTGCTGCTTGAGCAATCGGACACCAGCAATGTGCATCTGGACGTGGAACATGCGCTTTACGGCAATCTTGAGAGCCTGATCTGGCTGGATGCGACCGGCTGGGCGTCTTTGTTCGACCCCGAAGCGCTGGCGACTGTCCCGGTGGAGCTGCCGCGTATGGCGGTGACGCTGCTGTTCGTGGCGCTTTTCACCACGCTGTTCTGGCGACCGTTGAAGATCAGCACCTTCGATGAAGGGTTCGCCCGCACTATCGGTATGAAGACCGGGCCACTGGGCCTCGGGCTGGTGATCGTCGCAGCGATTGCCGCTGTGGCTGCCTTTGACGCGGTGGGCAGTATCATTGTCATCGCCATGTTCATCTGTCCTCCCGCCGCCGCGCGGATGATGACCAATCGGCTAGAGCATCAGATTGCATGGTCGGTGTTGTTCGCAACTTTGGCCGCTATATTGGGTTATGTGTTGGCGGGGTACGGGCCGCTGTGGATTGGCATGCGGGATTCGGTGTCCGCGGCGGGGATGATCGCCACGGTCTCGGGTGTGGTCCTTGGGCTAGCGGCGTTAATGGGGCCACATCGACAAAGAGGTGCCGCAGCACCCGCTGCCTAA